Proteins co-encoded in one Gracilimonas sediminicola genomic window:
- a CDS encoding LacI family DNA-binding transcriptional regulator — MPATIYDIAKKAGVSIATVSRVFNNSANVSDKAKKKVLAVADEMGYHPQAFAQGLASRKNNTVMIVVPVISNYFFMEVLGGIQDKLSEENYELSIFNISPNKDIQEQVEHVLKRRWAEGYLFISIHLNDKDWSKLQKYNVPITLVDEHYEGFDSVSVDNAQGAYRAAKSLFKNGYQRVAMLSALETSKPIQDRILGYKKALSEFGIAFDKNLVITGDTMYRDGFTERAGYEAMIKILTMDPMPEACFCASDIQAVGALKAMQDTGKQIPIIGYDDIELAEYMGLSTIRQPMRDMGFFATQNLIERMNKPDKAISQTIYTPELITRTSTEVNGKKIDA, encoded by the coding sequence TTGCCAGCAACTATATACGATATCGCCAAAAAAGCAGGTGTAAGTATTGCCACGGTTTCCCGTGTATTCAATAACAGCGCCAACGTGTCTGACAAAGCCAAAAAGAAAGTTCTGGCTGTGGCAGACGAAATGGGGTATCACCCGCAGGCATTTGCACAGGGACTCGCCAGCCGTAAGAATAATACGGTGATGATTGTAGTACCCGTTATCTCGAACTATTTCTTTATGGAAGTACTGGGAGGGATACAGGATAAGCTGAGCGAAGAAAATTACGAGCTTAGCATCTTCAATATTTCCCCGAATAAAGATATTCAGGAGCAGGTAGAGCACGTTCTTAAACGCAGGTGGGCAGAAGGATATCTCTTCATTTCCATTCACCTGAACGATAAAGACTGGAGCAAACTCCAGAAGTATAATGTCCCCATAACCCTTGTGGATGAACACTACGAAGGATTTGATTCTGTGAGTGTTGATAACGCCCAGGGTGCTTACAGGGCTGCAAAAAGCTTGTTTAAAAATGGATACCAACGGGTGGCCATGCTTTCTGCACTGGAGACGTCCAAGCCCATCCAGGATCGAATTTTGGGTTATAAAAAAGCCTTGAGCGAATTTGGAATAGCCTTTGACAAAAACCTGGTAATTACCGGTGATACCATGTACCGGGACGGGTTTACCGAACGGGCCGGCTATGAGGCTATGATTAAAATTCTGACTATGGATCCGATGCCGGAAGCCTGTTTTTGTGCCTCAGATATTCAGGCCGTGGGAGCACTCAAAGCCATGCAGGATACCGGCAAACAAATTCCCATAATCGGCTACGATGATATTGAACTGGCTGAATATATGGGCCTTTCCACCATTCGTCAGCCTATGAGAGATATGGGCTTTTTTGCCACTCAAAACCTTATTGAGCGGATGAACAAACCGGACAAGGCTATCTCCCAAACCATTTATACACCGGAATTAATTACCAGAACTTCCACCGAAGTAAACGGAAAGAAAATTGACGCTTAA